The Deinococcus radiotolerans DNA segment GTCCGCGCGCCTCCCTGGCCACCATAAAACTTGCCGTGGCCACGTGCGCTCCTGGACCAGGACGGTTTCGCCCCATATGCGCGGTTCCCAGGATTTGAGAGCCTTCACAGGCGACGACCGTGTGATAAGGGAGCGGCTGAACCCATACAGTGTGTGCCTGATCGGCTGACCAAGCAGGGTCATAGGGGAAGGTGTCACCGGTGGTCACGACGTCCTGAACGATGGACCAGACAGCGGACCAGTCGGCCTCGGTGTACTCGCGGATGTGCACTTGAGCAGTGTAACCATCGCCGAGCAAGTGGGGGCGCTGCGCGAGCGTCAGGCGTTGAGGTCTATGAACTTCAGGTTGTGCGCCAGAACGTTCAGGGCCACCTTCAGTCGCAGGGTCAGCAGCGTCTTGATCTGACCCCACCGCAGCCCTGCACCAACCAGCACTGGGAACGCTGCCTCCACGCATTTCCTGGCGGCCCCATACTCTGGCTTCCAGCGTGGATCCATTCGTTTCGCGCCCTTCTTTGGGGGCGTCAGGCAAGTTCCTGACAGGTAGCCCTTGTCCCCAATCTGCTTCGGCCCTCCGTAAGAGGACCATGCCTGATTCATCGTGCACAGCACGATGAATCAGGTTCATTCGCTGGCCGAATCACGTACCGGACGATTCGACCATGCAGTGCGGACCAGGCGTGGAGCCTGAACCCGTAGACGGGGCCAGCAGTACTGAGGCTGTACCGCGCCCGTCTGAACTTGCAGCGTGGCGCCCGCTTGAAGGTGCCGGCTGGAAGTGAATCAGAATCAACCGCGCCGAAATCCAAAACGTGGACTTCGGTGGCAAGCTGTTCGATGACCAGTGTCAGGCGGGCCAAACGTACCCGGGCCTGCGGCTCAGACGGGAAATGCGGAAGTCGCCTTCATGGGGGTCAGCCACAGTGCTTGACACACCGGCCGACCCCTTCACTGCCGGCCGGGACGACGGGACTGACAGAAACCCAGTGTCCGGAGAGGCGAACGGGGGGTGTGGCGTCTTGACTCAGGGGCCGGAGCGTGCTCGCCACGCGGAAGGACCAAGAGACGGTTTGACCGTTCACGGTCACGCGCGCCGCGTATGTTTTTCCGGGGGTGAGGGGGACTTTCGGGATCAGGAAGACGGCACCGTACCCGCTGAGCAGGCTCCGGCCAATCTCCTGCGCACCCACCAGACCGCTCGAGTACCGTCCGGGAGGATCGGTGGTGTTGACGTACTGGGTGCTGCCGTACGCGCAGACCTCGAGGTCCTGGCCATCGACGCTCAGGGCCGCGCCGGTGGCGGTGGTGTCCCCGCGGACGTGGGTGATCACCAGCAGCGGCAGCCCAGTGGATTCGGGCGCGTAGCCGTCACAACTCGTCAGCGGATTAGGCCACTCTCCCCCGTGATACTGGTTGAGGTCCACGGTGGCGCCCGCCGCTGGGAAGGTCGAAACCAGCGTGGTGGACCCCGCCGCCACGACCCGGGACGTGCCCACAGCCGACGCTCTGGAGATGAGGGTCGGGTCCCCCTGGACCTGCGCGTACCGGCCGATGGCCACCAGTGTGGTGTCGGGCTGCAGCAGGCCCAGCGCGTGGAACGGGGCGGTGATCAGCCCGTCGACCGCAGGCGTACTGTTCACGGTGTGGGCGGCGTTTGGGCCCATGATAAGCCCGCTGCGTTCGGCACACTGTTGACCTTCAGGCGTGGCGAACGGCTGGGCGGGATCCTCCGTATGCTCATTGCGGCCCAGGGTGACGGTGTACCGGCCGTGCAGCCAGCAGTTCATACTGCCGGCCAGGTCCAGGGTGTGAGCGGTCAGGCCCGCCTGGGCCCGGAGCGCATTGAACCGTTGATACTCCTGGGAGATGACCGTGCCGACCTCCACGGGAATGCGCATCTCGGCGGTCTTTCCGGCCGCTTCGATCTTCACGGTGACGGGGATAAGGCCCTGTTCCGGGGCGGTGGGGGCCGCGGTGATGGTGACGGTGCGGCCTTCCAGTGAAGCGGTGACGAGGCTGGGGTCTGGACTGGAGACGCTCAGGCGGGCGTCGCGGTCCGCGGTGCCCGCGGGCAGCGTGTAGGTGAGGGTCACGGTCCCGCTGGCACCCGGCTGCAGTTGCAGGAGCGCCGCGGGCGTGATCCGGATGTCCGTGGGGTCAGGGATGACGGTGAGGGTGGACACGCTGGTGTACTGGACGCTGCCGTCCTCGGGTTGTGTGACCACCCGGACCCGGTACGGGCCGGACGCGGCGCCTCTGGCGTCGACAAAGAGTTCACCGGGCGCGCCGAAGCGGTAGGGCAGGGGCGGATCGATGGACACGTGATGGTAGAGGGTGGCGCCGTACCCATTCCAGTTGACGCTGATCGTGAGCTTCACCTCCTGCAGGTCGGTCACGGTGACGGTGGCCGGGGTTATCGTCGTGGTGAACGAGCCCGGCGGCGTGGGTGTCGGGGTGGTCGGCGCCGGGGGTGGCGGGGGCGTTCCCGCCCCGGTTGACGGCACGTTGCAGCTCGTGAGGCCCAGGGACAGGGTGAGGGCGAGGGGGAAACCAACCGTCAGTGCTCGCATACGAAGTCCTCCGGGGGGTTGGCGGCTCAGGCTCGGGATGGGTCGCCCGGCGCGCCGTGGTGAGGGGCCCATGGTGAGACCGGCCCGGGCCACTCTGACTGAGGCCAGGAGCGTGGAGTGAGCCGGCGTCCGGGCCGGCCCACCGCACGGGACCGTCCCGGTCGCGCGGCCCGGCGACTCAGCGTGAGGGGATGAGCCAGGTGAGGTCGAGCAGGCGGGCGCCAAAGTAACTGTCGCCGACGCTCGGCGGGTACTCCCCGCGCACCTGGCTGCTCCAGGCGGCGTAGACGTTCGGGGAGAAGAGCTGCACGAACGGCTGCTGCTGCCCCTCGATCGCCTGGAGTTGCGCGCCGATCACCCGGCGCTGGGCGAGCGTGGGTTCGCGGCTGCCCTGCTCGAACAGCTGCTGCATCTCCTGCTCCCAGGGGAACAGGCACGCCCCGCTCTGGTTGTACGCGTGCAGGTTGCCGCTGCAGGGAATCACGTTGGCGCCGTAGGGCCAGTCGCTGCTGCCGCCACTGAGGCCCAGCAGGATCGCGTCGAACGGCCGGTCCGGTCCGGCGGAGGTCAACTGCTCGACCAGGGTGTTGAAGTCGGGCTTGTTCACGTTGACCTTGACACCGACTTTCATCGCTTCCTCGGCGAAGATCCCCGCGGCCTTTTCCCGGTTGGTGTTCCCGGCGTTGGTGTTGAGGTCGAATTCCAGCACCTGCCCGCTGGCGTTGGTGAGGTACCCGCCGGCGTTCAGCGTGGTGTACCCGAGGGTGCCCAGCAGGCGTCTGGCCTCAGCGAGGTCGTAGTCGAACTTGGGAGCGCCCGGGCTGATCCACTCGCTGAACACCGGGTACACCGAGGTGTACACCGGCTGGCCGCGCCCGCCGAGGATCTCGCTGACCATCCGGGCGCGGTTGGCGAGGTGGCTCATGGCCTGACGGAAGGCCGTTTCGCGGAACAGGCGCTGCTTTTCGGGTTGGCTCGCCCGGTTGAAGTTCCACACGATCCAGGTGCTGCTCGCGGCGGGGCCCAGGTCCCGCAGGACCGTCCCGGTGAGGCCCTGGAGGGCGTCGACGGCGGGGCCGGTGGGGGCGAGCAGGTCAAGCTGGTGGGCTTTGAACGCGTCGAGCTGGGCGGCCGCGTTTCCGGCGGCCAGGACCTGCACGCCGTCCAGGTACGGCAGGGGCTGCCCGGCCGCGTCGGTGACCCACCGGCCGTAGTTCGGGTTGCGGGTCAGGGTGGCGCTGCCGTCCGCGGCGTTGATGAAGGTGGGCACGAACGGTCCGGCGGTCACGATCGTCTCGGGCGCGGCTGTGGCCGGCCACAGCGCGCGGACCGCAGCGGCGCCGCCGGCGCGGTAGGCCGCGCCGAAGATGTGGTCCGGCCACGGCGCGAACGTGAGGGCGGCCGCGTTGGTCGCGCGGGCGGCAGGGAAGGTCAGGCGCAGGGACCGCGGGCCCGTCTCGACGACCGACACGTCCTGGAGGGCGTCGAAGGAGTTGGAGCCGACGGCGGGGTCCTGGTGAATGTGGACGGTGCTGACGATGTCGGCGGCCGTGATGGGCTGACCGTCACTCCAGGTGAGGTTGGGGCGCAGCTGAACGTCCCAGACCAGGCCGTCAGCGGACGCACTCACGGTCCGCGCCATGAAGGGCAGGTACTCGGTGGTGTCCGGGCTCTGGATGAGCAGGCCTCCGGGGGGCGAGAAGCGGCTGATCAGGCTGCCGGCCGTCTGGTCGAGGAAGGGATTGAGGGTCGTGGGTGTGAGCGCGTCCCCGACGCGGAGCGTGCCGCCGCGCTGCGCGTCGCCCGGGGCGGTGACCGTCCAGCTCGGCGGCGTGCGGAAGTCACCGCTGGCCTCCGGGGCGGACGCGTCCACGACGTCGTCGGGGCGGTTGCCGGTCACGGTGGCCGTGGACTGGTAGGTGGCGCCGGACGCGTTAAAGATCCCGCCGCCGCTGACGGCCGCCGTGTTGTCCTGGACGGTCCCGGCGGTGAAGGTCAGGGTGCCGCTGTTGAAGACGGCGCCCCCGCTGCGGTCCGCGGCGTTCTGGCGGACGGTTCCGTGGTCGATGACGAGGGTCCCCGCGTTGCTGACGCCGCCGCCCGAACCGCTGTTCAGCGAGGTGTTCCCCACGAACGCCACGGCCTTGTTCCCAGTGAGGGTGACGTCTTTCAAGGTGAGATTCGCGCCCAGCGCGTTGTAGATGCCGCCCCCCTCGTTGGCGACACTCTGCTGGATGGTGACGTTCTCCAGGCGCAGGGTCCCCTGGTTGAGCACGGCGCCGCCCCGGGTGTAGGACGCGGCCAGCGCCGCCGGCGTGCCCGCGTCCGGGGCGCCAGTTCCGCCCGTGAGGGTGGCCCCCCGCACGGTCACGTGCGCCCCAGGGGTCACCTGCAGCACGCGGCCGCCGCCGGCCCCGTCAAGCACCACGCCAGGGGCGACGATGGTGACGTCCCCCTGCACCGTGAGAGGCGAACTGAGGGTCAGGGTGCCGGGCGTGTCCACCTGAATGGTCGCGCCGGCCGGCGCGGTGGCCAGGACAGCCCGCAGGCTCCCAGGCCCGCTGTCGGTCAAGGTACGGACGGCAGCGACCGGAGGCGTGCCGCCACCACAGGAGGCGAGCAGCAGACCGGCGGTGAGGACACTCCAGGGCAGCAGGTGGGAAAAGTTCATGGGGGCACTCCTTGGCGCCCGGCAGACCGGGCCGGTGAGGGGCCGCCGCGTCCTGCGGGGCCAGGGTTGAAGAGACATTCGCCGCTGCAGACCGGAGTCAGCTGGGCGGAGCGCGGGAACCGGCGCCGGGGCCGGTCATGACGGCAGCGGGGCGCGCCACTGGCCGTACGCGATGGTGCCGTACTCGTCCCGTTCCGTCGTGACGCGCTCCGGGTGTGGCACGTCGGCGAACAGGGCGCGCACCTGCGCTTCCGTGCGGGTGATCAGCCGCCAGTCCATGCACGCGTCCATGAACCCGATGTCCGGGCAGTCCGGCAGGAAGTTCGCGATCAGCATCACGCCGCCCGGGCGCAGCATCTGCGCCATGCGGGTCGTGAGCCGCCGCGCGGCCCCGTCCGGGAGGTAGTCGAACAGGCCAGCGGCGTACACGACGTCCGCCTCGAAGGTCAGCTCACCGGTGATCACGTCGCGGATGTCCCCGGCGATCAGCTCGGTGTGCACGTCCGGGTAGCTGCGCCTGAGCTCGTCGAGGCTCTCCTGGTCCTGATCGACTGCCGCGAACGTGATCGGGTCGCCGCGGCGCACCGCGGACGACTGCCCGAGTTCGCGGCCGTGGCCGGCGGCCAGCGCCACGACGCGCGCGTCCGGTCGGTTCTCGGCCGCGTGATCGATCAGGGTGGCGAGCCTCGCCCGGCGCGCGCGGACCGCGTGCGCGGCGGGGCTGTTCGTGGTGTACGCGTACAGCCGCCCGCCGGGCGAGGCGGGATGCGGGAAACTCAGCGTCAGGCCGTACATGTGGTCGAGCATCACCGCGTCCCCGGCGTACCCGCGGGGTTTCTGGAACGCGCGGTGCGTGAACGGGCAGGCGTGCAGGTGCGCGAGCAGCGGGTGGGCGCGCAGGTCATGGATGCGCTCGGGCCAGTGGGCCGGGTCGTTCAGCAACCAGGTGCGCAGGGCCGGCCGCAACCGTTCCATGCCTTCCCAGTCGCGCTGATCCTCGAACAGCGCCAGCACTTCATCCGCGAGTACTTGAGTGGAACTGAGGGTCATACGGGTACCTCCTGGGCCGCGGCGTCTGCCCGACTGAGGGCACCTTCGCAAGGCGGGCGTGACCGCACCGTGACCGGACGCAGGGCGTGAGACTGGAGTCCGGACCGACGTCACCACAGCACCCAGCGGGACAAAGCGGCAGGGCGGCCTCCCCGGGGGGCCGCCCTGACACGCCTGTGCTCAGCGGATCAACGGTGCGGGTTCTGGAGTCAGCAGGAGTTGGAGATGCGCCGCAGGTCGAGGCGAAGGTGGCTGCACTGCAGTTCAGTGGGCGCTGGCCAACGTGTCTTGCCAGCCTGCACCCAGCGGACCAGAGCGCCCGTCACCAAGGGCGCAGCGAAGGAGGTGCCCCAGTAGGGCCTGGCGTCACTGGCTGCCCGCCCTTGGGCGGTGAGAGGAAGGAAGAAGAACCCAGGAGCAGTGAGGGACGGGTCCGTCGCAACCGGCATGGCCGGCTGAACCAGAACGGTGACTTTCTGGCCGTTGCGCGTTGCCCCGTTCCATGTCCGTCTCGGTTGGCCTCGCTGGAAGGTCTGCGGGGTGGGGTTACTCTGTTGGGACGCGCCGACCGAGTACATCGCGCCACCGGACACCGGATCAACAGCCCAGTCGGCGGGGTACGCATTGCAGTAATCCAGTGGACCACCAGTCCGGCCAAGGCACCGGTCACTGTTGCCGTAGGCGAAGACCAGCGCGGCGCCAGTGGCGACGGCCGCATTAATCCCCTCACGCAGGATGGGATGGTCGTACGGCGTGGCCAGACTCAAGTGAACGATGACGGAGTGCGGATCATCAATCGCTTGGTGCGACGCATCACACAACCCGCGGAGGACCTGTACGAGCGAACAGACGCCTGCCTCATTGCAGGCCTGAGTGAACTTCAGGCCTGCGCCAGGCGCAACGAGACGGATAAGTTCAGCCACCCGTGAGCCGTGTCCCGTTGAGGCAAAGGTGTGGTTGTTGAACGTGAGTTGGGTGGTGAACGGGTCGGCTGGATTCAGGTCGGGGTGGTACGTGTCAATCAGGTAGACGGTCGCTGGGTCTTTGACCGTGTTCGTCCGCGCGTTCAGGTGAATGGAGTTCCACGCGTACGCGTTGAGGAGATCAGGCGCGGCGTCGGACCAGTACGTGGAATCTGCCGGGGGTTGCCTCGCTGTATCCGGGGCGACCATGATGTTTGCGTCCTCGGCGAGCAGTTCTGCCTGATCAATCAGGATGCCGACTTGCCGTTGAAGGACCTCACTCCTGAGTTGGGAGTGGTAGATGGTCAACCCACAGATCCCAACTTCGCCAGGGATTTTCGCTGTTTCAATCAGGGTGACCCCTTCGCTGTTCAATTCCCGCACGACAGCCTCGCGGGCTTGCGTCAGGGCGACACTGTCCCTCTGGCGTACCGGTTTCGTGAAGAGGGTGGCCAGCGCTTCTGGTCTGAAGGAATACTGATCCCCGGATGAAGGTGGGGAGGTCTGGACGCTCAAGACTCCCGTGATCCGGTCCAGGATTTGAATGTTCCGCTTCAACGGGCCAGCCTCAGAGGGACGCTCACCTGACTGCAAGACGCTGAGCACTTGTGGTCCCATTTGCGGGAGCTGGCCGGGGTCTTCGGGCAGCGTCATAATCAAAAACCAGTAGTCCGTATGATCCTCACACGCGACTGGGTAGGCGTGACTGCCAATCCAGACGCTCAAAGAGGTGGTCCCGCCAGTGCAGGTTTCATTCGGTGGGTCACTGATTTTGACCTGAAGCAGCCCCCCCGGGGCGATCTGGCTGGGGTAGATCTCCTCCACAGGAATGGCGGCGCGGGCGACGCTGAGCAGCAGGGCGATCAGGAAGGCGGTCAGGGCTCGGTTCATGGTGGACCTCCGCGGGGAGTCTGTTGGGCTGGGCGTGACCGGGCCGTGACCGCGTCAGGGTGAGCGCAGACCGTCCGGGGCGTCTTTGAACTGCTGAATGAGGTGGTCGGCCTGCACGTCATGCCCAACCTGGCGCAGGAACGTGATGATCTGCAGGGCGTCCTCGAAGCGGCCCTCAATTTCGGCGAGGTTCGACGCGATCAGGGAAATCAGGTTGACGTGGCCGGCCTGCTGGGCGAGGTTCAGTGCTTCGCGGTAGCGTGGCCGGGCGTCGGTCACCCGGTCGCGGAGGTGGTAGACGACCGCCTGGGTGTTCAGGGCGTTGGCGAGACCCACCTGATCACCCGTGGTCCGGTAGCAGCGTTCGGCCTGCGCGCCGAGCGTCAGGGCTTCGTCGAGCAGGCCGGCGCGGTGGTGCACGTGGGCGCTGTTGAGCAGGACGGTGCCCTGGAGGGCGGGTGTTTCGGCGGCGCGGTGCAGGTCGGTGAAGCGGTCCAGGGGCGCGCCGCGGCTGAGGCAGTCGAGGGTGGTGAGGTGCACCTGCGCTTCGGTGTGCCGGGCGTCATCACCGATGAGATGCCAGATGTTCGCGGCCGCGCGGTAATGGGCGGCGGCCGCATCCAGGTCGCCGAGACGATCGGCGGCGTGCCCGAGCGTGGACTGGGCGTGCGCGTACGCAGCGCTCAGGGCGGGCGCGACGGGCGTGGCGAGCGCCTGCGCTTCGCGGGGCTGCCCGCAGTACAGGTGCGCGGCGGCGCGCAGGGCGCGGACGTCGTCACTCAGGGGAAGCGCCTCGGTGACGCGCAGCGCTTCCGGGGCGCGGCCGAGGTCCAGCAGGGCCCAGCCGCGCAGGAGCAGTCCGTCTGGGGTGGGAGGGGCGGCTTCGAGGGTGGTCACGGCGGCCCAGGACGCCCCGCGGCTGCGCTGGACAGTGGCGTGCTCAAAGGCGGCGGCGGCGCAGCCGGGCACGTCGGACGTTTCCCAGAGGTGCCGCGCGGCGTGCCAGTGCGGCCAGGCCTGCCCTGGGGGGAGGTGACGGGCGAGGCGCAGGTGGATCAGTGCCGCCTCGTGGGGCTCGGCGGCGAGGAGTGCGCGGGCGGGTGTGAGCGCCCGGACGGTACCGTCCGGCTGGGTGAGCCCTTCGCGAGTCAGCTGTTCCAGGGCGCGGCTGAGCGAGGCTGCGTCGGTCCCGAGGGCAGCGCGGGTGGCGCGCAGGTCAGGCGCGTCCTGAGCGGTGAGGGTCAGGAACAACCCGAGCAGGTCCGGGCCCAGGTGCGTGAGGTGGTCGGCGAGACCCCGTTCGGGGGGAGCGCCCTGCAAGAAGGCGGTGAGGAGGGCCGGGTGGCCGCCGGTGGCTGCGAACGCGCCGGGATGTGCGGCGAGGTTCACTTCAGTGAGGACCTGAAGGGGCAGATGCAGGGCCGGGGGGAAGGCTGGGGGGGTGCGCGCGGCGATGATGAGTGCGGCGCCAGTGGCGTGGCGGGCGGTCTGCGTGAGGGCCTCCCGGGTGGGTTCGTCCAGGGCGTCCCAGTCGTCGACGGCGAGTTTGAGTCGCGGGTCATGCAGGAGGTCCAGGACGTCGGGGAGGGTGCGGGGTGGGCGGGGGCTGAGGGGACCGAAGGTGGCGTAGGGGTGGTCCGTGCGGGCGGGCAGGTGCCGCCAGCCGCGCGAGGTGAGGGCGCGCAGCAGGGCGGTCTTGCCGAACCCGGCGGCGCCGCTGAGCCAGGCGGTCTGCCCGGCGGGCAGGGCGCCAAGCGTGTCGAGTTCCGCGTCTCGCCCAAGCAGGGGCGCGCCGGTGGGGGCCGTGAACGATGGCAGCGGAAGCTGGAGTTCAGCCGCGTCGCGCCGCACGGCCAGCGAGAGGGGCTGTTCGGTGAGGCCAGCCACCGCCCACAGCCGCAGCAGATCCTCAGGGGCGCATGGGGCCGCGCCGGGCGCGTGGTAGGCCCGGTCGGCGTGCGTGAGGGCCTGATCCAGATGACCCTGAGCGTGGGTGAGTTCCGCCAGCGCCAGGTGCGCGGCGCGTGCCTCCGCACCCAGGGTTTCGCGGGTGTCCAGCACCCACTCCTCGAGTTCCGGACTCAGGTCGAGGTGCAGGCCGTGCAGGAAGGGGCCAGTGGCGAGTTCGGCCGCTTCGGGCAGCTGACCGGCTCGCAGCCGCGCGCGGAAGTCCAGCGCGTCACAGGCCAGGTGCGCTTCCACCTGCTGGTCGGTTTCCACGACCGCGCCGGACAGGGGGCGCAGGCGGATGAGGTGCTGCGCGAGGGAATTCATGGGGTTGGCCGCGTCTGGCCAGAAGAGATCAGCCAGGTGACGGCGGGCCTGCGGGCCTTCGAGGCTGAGGTACGTCAGCAGCAGCAGGGGCTTTTCCCGGCGGTAGGTCACGCCGGTCACCGTCAGGCCACCGAACGTGAGTAACTTCATAGCGCAGTTTAACAAACTCAGGTAGACCGTGCGGCTGATTGTGCCGGGCGCCTCGGCGGCTGGTCACGCTGCGGTCACGGGCCGCTGGCCACACTGTCCTCACCTCGGCTGATCCGGCAGGGACGCAGCTGAGGTCTCAGACGCCTCGTCTCTGCGAGGAGGGAGCGGCAATTCAGGAGTGCCCGGCGTGGCCATCGGCCGGGGGCGGTTCATGCGCCGGCCATTTGGGCCGGCCACCAGCACAGGGTGCGGCCTGCGCCACGGGACGCACAGCGTCCGGCCCGCGGCCGGCATCAATCCGGCGGGTGTGCCCGCCGGTGGAGGTCACACATGGGGAGACGATGGATCGGTGGACTCACCACACTGGGGCTGTTGACCGCCGGGAGTGCCGCGCAGGCGGAGAGCCGCGCGCTGCTGATCGGCGTGGCCGAGT contains these protein-coding regions:
- a CDS encoding GNAT family N-acetyltransferase, whose protein sequence is MHIREYTEADWSAVWSIVQDVVTTGDTFPYDPAWSADQAHTVWVQPLPYHTVVACEGSQILGTAHMGRNRPGPGAHVATASFMVAREARGQGVGRALSEYALTWGREQGFAAMQFNAVVESNTAAVRLYQALGFQVIGTVPQAFKHPTLGFVGLHVMHRFL
- a CDS encoding ABC transporter substrate-binding protein, with protein sequence MNFSHLLPWSVLTAGLLLASCGGGTPPVAAVRTLTDSGPGSLRAVLATAPAGATIQVDTPGTLTLSSPLTVQGDVTIVAPGVVLDGAGGGRVLQVTPGAHVTVRGATLTGGTGAPDAGTPAALAASYTRGGAVLNQGTLRLENVTIQQSVANEGGGIYNALGANLTLKDVTLTGNKAVAFVGNTSLNSGSGGGVSNAGTLVIDHGTVRQNAADRSGGAVFNSGTLTFTAGTVQDNTAAVSGGGIFNASGATYQSTATVTGNRPDDVVDASAPEASGDFRTPPSWTVTAPGDAQRGGTLRVGDALTPTTLNPFLDQTAGSLISRFSPPGGLLIQSPDTTEYLPFMARTVSASADGLVWDVQLRPNLTWSDGQPITAADIVSTVHIHQDPAVGSNSFDALQDVSVVETGPRSLRLTFPAARATNAAALTFAPWPDHIFGAAYRAGGAAAVRALWPATAAPETIVTAGPFVPTFINAADGSATLTRNPNYGRWVTDAAGQPLPYLDGVQVLAAGNAAAQLDAFKAHQLDLLAPTGPAVDALQGLTGTVLRDLGPAASSTWIVWNFNRASQPEKQRLFRETAFRQAMSHLANRARMVSEILGGRGQPVYTSVYPVFSEWISPGAPKFDYDLAEARRLLGTLGYTTLNAGGYLTNASGQVLEFDLNTNAGNTNREKAAGIFAEEAMKVGVKVNVNKPDFNTLVEQLTSAGPDRPFDAILLGLSGGSSDWPYGANVIPCSGNLHAYNQSGACLFPWEQEMQQLFEQGSREPTLAQRRVIGAQLQAIEGQQQPFVQLFSPNVYAAWSSQVRGEYPPSVGDSYFGARLLDLTWLIPSR
- a CDS encoding class I SAM-dependent methyltransferase: MTLSSTQVLADEVLALFEDQRDWEGMERLRPALRTWLLNDPAHWPERIHDLRAHPLLAHLHACPFTHRAFQKPRGYAGDAVMLDHMYGLTLSFPHPASPGGRLYAYTTNSPAAHAVRARRARLATLIDHAAENRPDARVVALAAGHGRELGQSSAVRRGDPITFAAVDQDQESLDELRRSYPDVHTELIAGDIRDVITGELTFEADVVYAAGLFDYLPDGAARRLTTRMAQMLRPGGVMLIANFLPDCPDIGFMDACMDWRLITRTEAQVRALFADVPHPERVTTERDEYGTIAYGQWRAPLPS
- a CDS encoding S8/S53 family peptidase, which codes for MNRALTAFLIALLLSVARAAIPVEEIYPSQIAPGGLLQVKISDPPNETCTGGTTSLSVWIGSHAYPVACEDHTDYWFLIMTLPEDPGQLPQMGPQVLSVLQSGERPSEAGPLKRNIQILDRITGVLSVQTSPPSSGDQYSFRPEALATLFTKPVRQRDSVALTQAREAVVRELNSEGVTLIETAKIPGEVGICGLTIYHSQLRSEVLQRQVGILIDQAELLAEDANIMVAPDTARQPPADSTYWSDAAPDLLNAYAWNSIHLNARTNTVKDPATVYLIDTYHPDLNPADPFTTQLTFNNHTFASTGHGSRVAELIRLVAPGAGLKFTQACNEAGVCSLVQVLRGLCDASHQAIDDPHSVIVHLSLATPYDHPILREGINAAVATGAALVFAYGNSDRCLGRTGGPLDYCNAYPADWAVDPVSGGAMYSVGASQQSNPTPQTFQRGQPRRTWNGATRNGQKVTVLVQPAMPVATDPSLTAPGFFFLPLTAQGRAASDARPYWGTSFAAPLVTGALVRWVQAGKTRWPAPTELQCSHLRLDLRRISNSC
- a CDS encoding tetratricopeptide repeat protein translates to MKLLTFGGLTVTGVTYRREKPLLLLTYLSLEGPQARRHLADLFWPDAANPMNSLAQHLIRLRPLSGAVVETDQQVEAHLACDALDFRARLRAGQLPEAAELATGPFLHGLHLDLSPELEEWVLDTRETLGAEARAAHLALAELTHAQGHLDQALTHADRAYHAPGAAPCAPEDLLRLWAVAGLTEQPLSLAVRRDAAELQLPLPSFTAPTGAPLLGRDAELDTLGALPAGQTAWLSGAAGFGKTALLRALTSRGWRHLPARTDHPYATFGPLSPRPPRTLPDVLDLLHDPRLKLAVDDWDALDEPTREALTQTARHATGAALIIAARTPPAFPPALHLPLQVLTEVNLAAHPGAFAATGGHPALLTAFLQGAPPERGLADHLTHLGPDLLGLFLTLTAQDAPDLRATRAALGTDAASLSRALEQLTREGLTQPDGTVRALTPARALLAAEPHEAALIHLRLARHLPPGQAWPHWHAARHLWETSDVPGCAAAAFEHATVQRSRGASWAAVTTLEAAPPTPDGLLLRGWALLDLGRAPEALRVTEALPLSDDVRALRAAAHLYCGQPREAQALATPVAPALSAAYAHAQSTLGHAADRLGDLDAAAAHYRAAANIWHLIGDDARHTEAQVHLTTLDCLSRGAPLDRFTDLHRAAETPALQGTVLLNSAHVHHRAGLLDEALTLGAQAERCYRTTGDQVGLANALNTQAVVYHLRDRVTDARPRYREALNLAQQAGHVNLISLIASNLAEIEGRFEDALQIITFLRQVGHDVQADHLIQQFKDAPDGLRSP